A genomic stretch from Methylophilus medardicus includes:
- a CDS encoding PQQ-dependent sugar dehydrogenase — protein MSHKKCPHAHTLTVSVGVLLLTSCTQPTKLPESASFGPQPDLPSPQQSWLPTVHVAKAVGWPEGKRPTPAAGTQVTAFASGLHHPRWLYELPNGDILVAETNHREKQQGFSLKAWIASKWMKQAGAGAESLNQITLLRDHDGDGVADEKHVFLKDLHSPFGMALIGNTFYVANADALVKFPYESGQTTITSAPTKVTDLPAERNHHWTKNILPTKDGSKMYVTVGSNSNVGENGMAVEEERAAIWEVDPTSGKHRIYASGLRNPNGLAWEPESGDLWVVVNERDELGSDLVPDYMTAVAPNGFYGWPYSYFGQHVDTRIQPQQPDLVAKAIQPDYALGAHTASLGLAAAKGNQLPAQFKNGMFVGQHGSWNRHPYSGYKVIFVPFEQGKPAGQPIDVLTDFLNRDGEAQGRPVGVLVDQKGHLLVADDVGNVIWNVKANGKSAQRNPTRLFARNKQPDALEVADNDEAVDTQED, from the coding sequence ATGTCGCACAAAAAATGTCCTCATGCACACACACTGACCGTTTCGGTGGGCGTGCTGCTACTCACCAGTTGTACGCAACCTACCAAGTTACCTGAGTCTGCCAGTTTTGGCCCACAACCAGATTTACCTTCACCGCAACAGTCATGGTTGCCAACGGTACATGTTGCCAAAGCCGTGGGCTGGCCCGAAGGCAAAAGACCGACACCAGCTGCAGGTACCCAAGTCACGGCCTTTGCTAGCGGATTGCATCACCCACGTTGGCTGTATGAGTTACCCAATGGTGACATTCTAGTCGCTGAAACCAATCATCGTGAAAAACAGCAGGGCTTTAGCTTAAAAGCCTGGATCGCCAGCAAATGGATGAAACAGGCGGGCGCCGGCGCCGAAAGCTTGAATCAGATCACCTTGTTGCGCGATCACGACGGTGACGGCGTAGCCGATGAAAAACATGTATTCCTCAAAGACTTGCACTCGCCCTTTGGCATGGCATTAATCGGTAATACGTTTTACGTCGCCAATGCGGATGCACTGGTGAAGTTTCCCTATGAAAGCGGTCAGACCACGATCACCAGCGCACCGACCAAAGTGACCGATCTTCCTGCAGAGCGCAATCACCACTGGACTAAAAATATTTTGCCGACAAAAGATGGCAGCAAAATGTATGTCACGGTGGGATCGAATAGCAATGTCGGCGAAAACGGCATGGCGGTTGAAGAAGAGCGCGCTGCCATCTGGGAGGTCGACCCTACCTCTGGCAAACATCGCATTTATGCTTCAGGGCTGCGCAACCCCAACGGCTTGGCATGGGAGCCAGAAAGCGGTGATTTGTGGGTGGTGGTGAACGAGCGCGACGAACTCGGTAGCGATCTGGTGCCAGACTACATGACTGCCGTAGCACCGAACGGTTTTTATGGTTGGCCTTACAGTTATTTTGGCCAACATGTGGATACGCGCATTCAACCGCAACAACCAGACCTGGTCGCCAAAGCTATCCAGCCAGATTATGCGCTCGGTGCCCATACCGCCTCGCTCGGACTCGCTGCTGCCAAAGGCAACCAACTACCGGCACAATTTAAAAACGGAATGTTTGTCGGCCAACATGGCTCCTGGAACCGCCACCCTTATAGCGGGTACAAAGTAATTTTTGTGCCATTTGAACAAGGCAAACCGGCGGGCCAACCGATTGATGTGCTCACGGATTTTCTCAATCGCGATGGCGAAGCACAAGGCCGCCCGGTCGGGGTGTTGGTCGACCAAAAAGGCCATCTACTGGTGGCGGACGATGTGGGTAACGTGATCTGGAATGTGAAGGCAAATGGAAAATCAGCGCAGAGAAATCCAACACGGTTATTTGCGCGAAACAAGCAACCCGACGCACTGGAAGTGGCTGACAACGATGAAGCCGTTGACACCCAAGAAGATTGA
- a CDS encoding PA2169 family four-helix-bundle protein — translation MADNDEIISILNDLIEVSKDGEEGFRTSAEQVDDPQLKAFFLSRSQDVATSVQELQDLVRSIGGEPAASSSLGGALHRRWIALKIALTSNDTVAVLNEVERGEDTALASYRKAAAEDLPADIKFVIVRQLEGAQRNHDQVKQLRDTARAEASAH, via the coding sequence ATGGCAGACAATGACGAGATTATTTCTATCCTCAATGATTTAATTGAAGTATCAAAAGACGGTGAGGAAGGGTTTCGCACATCGGCGGAGCAAGTTGACGACCCACAGTTGAAAGCCTTCTTTTTAAGTCGATCGCAAGACGTTGCGACCAGCGTGCAAGAGCTACAGGATTTGGTGCGTTCAATTGGCGGCGAACCTGCGGCATCTAGCAGTTTGGGTGGCGCGTTACATCGGCGTTGGATTGCGCTCAAAATAGCACTCACCAGCAATGATACGGTCGCGGTGTTAAATGAAGTTGAACGCGGTGAAGATACGGCGCTTGCCAGCTACCGCAAAGCAGCAGCCGAAGACTTGCCCGCGGACATCAAATTTGTCATCGTCCGCCAACTGGAAGGCGCCCAGCGCAACCATGATCAGGTCAAGCAACTCCGCGATACGGCGCGTGCAGAAGCTTCTGCACACTGA
- the pqqA gene encoding pyrroloquinoline quinone precursor peptide PqqA: MWTKPAATEMRFGFEVTMYVMNK, from the coding sequence ATGTGGACTAAACCAGCTGCTACTGAAATGCGTTTTGGCTTCGAAGTAACAATGTACGTCATGAACAAGTAA
- the nhaA gene encoding Na+/H+ antiporter NhaA has protein sequence MRPLSITFQRFLASEQASSVLLLLVTVLALCIANSVWAAHYHQFWHMPWLGLTLEEWVNDGLMALFFLLIGLELKRELYVGELSSLNNALLPTIAAVGGMLVPALIFWQFNHGTAYQAGVGIPMATDIAFALGVLSMLGKRVPAPLKVFLVAFAVIDDLGAAIMIAVFYTATLSWPHLLGALAVLAFLFALNRWGVLSMIPYLLGGALMWWLTLKSGVHATLAGIALAFAIPFNSRKHKQQEDHSSPSHQLEHALHLPVAFLILPVFAFANTGVHIEAQSLSAVFTHANSQGIILGLLVGKPIGITLAVLLAIVTGICKLHAPLRLAHIAGAAMLGGIGFTMSIFITNLAFSDTAEAINLSKMAILTGSLLSGLAGWLWLKVALGQNRIRPH, from the coding sequence ATGCGTCCACTCTCCATTACCTTTCAACGGTTTCTCGCCTCTGAGCAAGCCAGTAGTGTGCTGTTGCTGCTGGTTACTGTGCTCGCCTTATGCATCGCCAACAGCGTGTGGGCAGCGCATTATCACCAGTTTTGGCATATGCCCTGGTTGGGCTTGACGCTGGAGGAATGGGTCAATGATGGCCTGATGGCTTTGTTTTTCTTATTGATTGGCCTTGAACTCAAGCGTGAGTTGTATGTGGGTGAGTTATCCAGCCTTAACAACGCCTTGTTGCCGACCATAGCAGCGGTCGGCGGCATGCTTGTGCCAGCACTCATTTTCTGGCAATTTAACCATGGCACAGCTTATCAAGCCGGAGTGGGGATCCCCATGGCGACTGACATTGCTTTTGCGCTGGGCGTACTGTCTATGCTGGGCAAACGGGTGCCTGCGCCATTAAAAGTATTTTTGGTTGCCTTTGCAGTGATTGATGACCTCGGCGCCGCCATCATGATTGCGGTGTTTTACACCGCCACACTATCTTGGCCGCACCTGCTCGGCGCGTTGGCGGTGTTGGCCTTCTTGTTTGCGCTCAATCGCTGGGGCGTATTATCCATGATCCCTTATCTGCTCGGCGGGGCGCTCATGTGGTGGTTAACGTTGAAATCAGGCGTGCATGCCACCTTGGCGGGCATTGCATTGGCGTTTGCGATTCCATTTAACAGCCGCAAACACAAGCAACAGGAGGATCACTCATCGCCATCGCATCAGCTCGAACACGCCTTACATTTGCCAGTCGCTTTTTTGATTCTGCCGGTATTTGCCTTTGCCAACACTGGCGTGCATATCGAGGCGCAAAGCTTGAGTGCAGTGTTCACGCATGCCAATAGTCAAGGGATTATTCTCGGGCTGCTTGTTGGTAAGCCAATCGGGATCACGCTGGCAGTGTTATTGGCCATTGTCACGGGGATATGTAAATTGCATGCACCATTGCGTTTGGCACATATTGCCGGCGCCGCGATGCTCGGTGGCATCGGCTTTACCATGTCAATTTTTATTACTAATTTAGCGTTTAGTGACACGGCAGAGGCGATCAATCTATCTAAAATGGCCATTCTCACTGGTTCACTACTGTCTGGCTTGGCAGGCTGGTTGTGGTTGAAGGTCGCCTTAGGGCAAAACCGCATTCGCCCGCATTGA
- a CDS encoding DUF2171 domain-containing protein, translating to MIDATEIKADMPVTTAQAEHFAVVDHLESEDVIKLKKDDTGVHHYIPVSWVISTEGGIVKVNRTLAQITQDWEAD from the coding sequence ATGATAGACGCCACCGAAATCAAAGCAGATATGCCAGTGACGACCGCGCAGGCCGAACACTTTGCTGTGGTTGATCATCTCGAAAGCGAGGATGTGATCAAACTGAAAAAGGACGACACAGGGGTGCATCACTATATCCCGGTCAGTTGGGTGATTTCTACCGAGGGCGGTATCGTGAAAGTGAATCGTACCTTGGCGCAGATTACCCAAGATTGGGAGGCGGATTAA
- a CDS encoding YIP1 family protein produces MNPIRLFHFISPKHLQPTVRKVSKPSVSQLMLLYVLPLSLIPCVMMYLRLYHHYPKLFVDHLPGNRLLMVSAELLFLQLGVLLLMAWITQNLAEMVNIKPDFRDSLLIMTIATTPMWLTSLFYIVPSLSFNVVVHAIAVLLSILLVYRGVRYIFDVRERGALVTLSMAIVCTAGLGFAVILIGSLISWEAIEQLQFAVQKM; encoded by the coding sequence ATGAATCCGATACGCTTGTTTCATTTTATTTCGCCCAAGCACCTGCAGCCCACAGTGCGCAAGGTCTCTAAACCCAGTGTTTCGCAATTAATGCTGCTTTATGTGTTGCCTTTATCGTTGATTCCTTGCGTCATGATGTACTTGCGCTTGTATCATCACTATCCCAAGTTATTTGTTGATCACTTGCCCGGCAACCGATTGCTGATGGTGAGCGCTGAGCTATTATTCTTGCAACTCGGTGTGTTGTTATTGATGGCTTGGATCACACAGAACTTGGCAGAGATGGTGAATATCAAACCAGATTTTCGCGACTCGTTGCTGATCATGACCATTGCGACCACGCCCATGTGGTTAACTTCGCTGTTTTATATTGTCCCCAGCTTAAGTTTTAATGTCGTGGTGCATGCCATTGCGGTATTGCTATCGATATTGCTGGTTTACCGCGGAGTGAGATACATTTTTGATGTGCGTGAGCGGGGTGCGCTGGTGACTTTAAGCATGGCGATTGTGTGTACCGCCGGTCTAGGGTTCGCCGTGATCCTGATCGGCTCATTAATCTCATGGGAGGCCATTGAACAGTTGCAATTTGCAGTGCAAAAAATGTAA
- a CDS encoding pyridoxamine 5'-phosphate oxidase family protein has protein sequence MKLHTQHMAERHQLGELIADFDLAMLTFIDHQGLLISQPMGPIEMDAQGVIWFFTDRTSEKVAHLDTLNLAFSGEPNGVYVSLSGHGEIEVNPDRQQALWTPFAKPWFPEGPTSPNLCLLKFIPHLAEYWDAPHSKVVRLFAMVASIAAATPIGLGEHARLNHL, from the coding sequence ATGAAATTACACACACAACACATGGCTGAACGTCATCAATTAGGCGAACTGATTGCAGATTTCGATCTGGCCATGCTCACGTTTATTGACCATCAAGGCCTGTTGATCAGTCAACCGATGGGGCCCATTGAAATGGATGCTCAAGGCGTGATCTGGTTTTTTACCGATCGGACTTCAGAAAAGGTGGCGCATCTCGATACGCTGAATCTCGCGTTCAGTGGGGAGCCGAATGGCGTGTATGTGTCTTTGTCCGGTCATGGCGAAATTGAAGTCAATCCGGACCGTCAGCAAGCACTTTGGACGCCGTTTGCGAAACCCTGGTTTCCTGAAGGGCCGACCTCCCCTAATTTATGCTTACTCAAATTCATCCCGCATTTGGCAGAGTATTGGGATGCGCCGCATAGCAAGGTCGTTCGATTGTTTGCCATGGTGGCATCGATTGCAGCCGCAACACCGATCGGATTGGGCGAGCATGCCCGACTCAATCACCTATAG
- a CDS encoding LuxR C-terminal-related transcriptional regulator — protein sequence MKNILLIYGHALSHNALKALITEDHHLHLTDEASCVSEAITKIRQQPCDALILDVSAPETNGLELFCDLKQAFPALPVLIINGSELIARMVHFVRLGCAGYLPYTAASAHVLPAIHTIARGRQFVMPQHVQPLASSQPLLHERLSLRELQVFFKLIKGQPVNAVAIELCIAPGSVSVFRSKILKKMQVDNNAALIHYALAHHLTPVTGVAGRAATLPV from the coding sequence ATGAAAAACATTTTGCTCATCTACGGTCACGCACTCAGCCACAATGCCCTGAAGGCGCTGATTACCGAAGATCATCACTTGCATCTGACAGACGAGGCCAGTTGTGTGAGCGAGGCCATCACTAAAATTCGTCAGCAGCCTTGTGACGCGTTAATTCTGGATGTGTCTGCGCCAGAGACTAACGGCCTCGAATTATTCTGCGACCTCAAACAGGCTTTTCCGGCCCTCCCCGTGCTGATTATCAACGGTAGTGAGCTGATCGCACGCATGGTTCACTTTGTACGCCTTGGTTGCGCGGGTTATTTGCCTTACACGGCAGCGAGCGCGCACGTGCTGCCAGCCATTCACACCATCGCGCGTGGACGACAGTTTGTCATGCCGCAGCATGTGCAACCGCTCGCCAGTAGCCAGCCCTTGTTGCATGAACGTTTGTCGCTGCGTGAACTGCAAGTGTTTTTTAAATTAATCAAAGGTCAGCCGGTGAACGCGGTGGCGATTGAGTTATGCATTGCGCCGGGCTCGGTGAGTGTGTTTCGCTCAAAAATCCTCAAAAAAATGCAGGTGGATAATAATGCGGCACTCATCCACTATGCGCTGGCGCACCACCTCACTCCCGTCACGGGCGTGGCAGGTCGCGCCGCCACGCTCCCGGTTTAA